The genomic window TCGCCGAAGGTGAAGGCCGAGCCCATCAGCCGCTGCGCCGAGGCGCGCAACTGGCGCTGGCGCATGTCGGCCGGCACGTTGAGCGCGTTCAGCGTCAGGCGGCCGAGGATGCCGGCGTCCGGCAGGCCGTGGCGGGCCTGGAACGCCTTCACCGCGGCGATCAGCGGCGGGTCGTAGCGGTCGGAGGGCGGCGCATCGGCGGGCAGGTCTCCGGTCAGGGTCAGGTGATGGCGCAGCGACGGGATCGCCGGGTGGCTGTCGCCGGGCTTGGGCGCGAAATCCGCGGGCAGCGTCTTCCAGCCGCCGGCCTCGGCATAGACCTGATAGCGCTCGGCGGCGCGCATGGTGTCGACGAAGGTCTGCGCCGTGTAGGTCGGCAGCGGATCCTCCGAGACGCGGGCATAGACGATCGGCGGCAGTTCCCGGGTCGCCTTCCTGGCCGGCGGCGCCTCGGTCGGAACGGCCACCGTTCCGGCGGTCGGGCGCTCCAGCTTCTGCTCGGGCTTCGCGTCCGCCTTCTCCGGCCGCGGCTCCGGCTTCGGGTCGGCCCTGAGTTCGCGCTTCCGTTCCGGCGCGCCCTCGGCCTTCGGCTCGATCCGCAGGTTGATCCGGGAATCGGGCTGCGGCTCGGGAACGGGCTCGGCCCGCAGCGGGGCGGCGAGCAGGAGCGCCAGGGCGGCGCCGGTGCCGCCGATGAGCCGGGCGCGGCGGGGGCGGCGCGGGGCGGAGATGACGTTCGGCATCGCGGATCCCGTCGGGTGCACGGCGCGATCATCGGCGCGGTTGGTTACCAACTCGCTTCGGCGCCCTGAGGCGGCGTGTGCCGTGGCACGTCGCCCGCGCCGTCCGCGCCATCGATTTCGCCGCGGTGGCCCCGGGGCGCGGGATGTGCAAAACGCGGGGGCAGCCGCCGCCCCGCGAGACCCCCGTGAGCGAAGACAAGCCTTCCAGGCCCGGAAAGACCCTGCTGAACCCCGAGCGCCGGCCGGACGACGTGGATCAGTCGATCCGCCCCCTGAGCCTCGCCGAGTTCATCGGGCAGCGGGCGGCGCGCGCCAACATGCGGATCTTCATCGAGGCGGCCAGGAAGACCGGCCAGGCCCTCGACCACGTCCTGTTCGTCGGCCCGCCGGGCCTGGGCAAGACGACGCTCGCTCAGATCGTCGCCCGCGAACTCGGCGTCAATTTCCGCTCGACCTCCGGCCCTGTCATCGCCAAGGCCGGGGATCTCGCCGCGCAGCTCACCAACCTGGAGGAGCGCGACGTCCTGTTCATCGACGAGATCCACCGCCTCAACCCGGCGGTGGAGGAGATCCTCTACCCGGCGATGGAGGACTACCAGCTCGATCTGATCATCGGCGAGGGTCCGGCGGCGCGTTCGGTGAAGATCGAACTGCCGAAATTCACCCTGGTCGGCGCCACCACCCGCGCCGGCCTGCTGACCACGCCGCTGCGCGACCGCTTCGGTATCCCGATCCGCCTCGAATTCTACGAGATCGACGAGCTCGAACTGATCGTGCGCCGCGGCGCGCGGGTGCTCGGCCTCGGCATGTCGGAGGAGGGCGCCAACGAGATCGCCAAGCGCGCCCGCGGCACGCCGCGCATCGCCGGGCGCCTGCTGCGCCGGGTGCGCGACTTCGCCATCGTCGAGGAGGCGCAGACGGTCAGCCGCGCCATCGCCGACCGGGCGCTGCAGATGCTCGACGTCGATCCCGTCGGCCTCGACGTGATGGACCGCAAGTACCTGACCCTGATCGCCACCTCCTTCGGCGGCGGCCCGGTCGGGATCGAGACCATCGCCGCCGCGCTCTCCGAGCCGCGGGACGCCATCGAGGACATCATCGAGCCCTACCTGATCCAGAAGGGTTTCGTGCAGCGCACCCCCCGCGGGCGGGTGCTGACGCCCCACGCCTTCCGCCACATGGGCTTCGCCGAGCCCCGGCGCGACCCGGGCACCCAGTTCGGGCTTTTTTCCGGGTCCGACGATCCGGATGCCTGAGGCGAAGCGCGCGGACGCTCCGTCTCCGTCACCCGCCGCACGGTCCTGCTCGGGCTCGGCGCGACAGCGCTGACCGGCGCGGGCACGGGCGCCTACGCCGTCGGCATCGAGCCGATGCGGCTCACCGTGACGCGCTATCGCCTCGAACCCCTCGGGCCGTGGCCGGCGGGCTTGCGCCTGCGCATCGTCGCCATCGCCGACATCCATGCCTGCGAGCCGTGGATGTCCGCCGCGCGGATCGAGGGCATCGTCGCCGCGGCCAACGCGCTGCAAGGGGACGTGATCGTGCTGCTCGGCGATTACGTCGCCGGCATGCGCGCCGTCACGCGCTATGTGGACGCGGCCGAATGGGCGCCGGTTCTCGCAAAGCTCGCCGCGCCGCTCGGCACCTACGCCATCCTCGGCAACCACGATTGGTGGGAGGACAAGTCGGCCCAGGCCCGCGGCGCCGGACCGACCATCGCCGGAGAGGCCCTGCGGCGCAGCGGCATCCGCGTTCTCGAAAACGACGCGCTGCCGCTCTCGGTGAAGGGTCACGCGGTCTGGCTCGCCGGGCTCGGCGACCAGCTCGCTTTCCTGCCGAGCCGGAAGCGCCACGGCCATCCCCGCACCGGCGCCGACGACCTGCCCGGAACGCTGGCGAAGATCCCCGACGGCGCACCCGCGATCCTGCTGGCGCACGAGCCCGACATCTTCCCGCAGGTGCCGCCGCGCATCGCGCTGACGCTGTCCGGCCATACCCATGGCGGGCAGGTGCGTCTGTTCGGCCGCTCACCCGTCGTTCCGTCCCGCTACGGCAACCGCTTCGCCTACGGCCATGTCCGCGAGCAGGCGGATCTCATCGTGTCCGGCGGCCTC from Methylorubrum populi includes these protein-coding regions:
- the ruvB gene encoding Holliday junction branch migration DNA helicase RuvB, whose translation is MSEDKPSRPGKTLLNPERRPDDVDQSIRPLSLAEFIGQRAARANMRIFIEAARKTGQALDHVLFVGPPGLGKTTLAQIVARELGVNFRSTSGPVIAKAGDLAAQLTNLEERDVLFIDEIHRLNPAVEEILYPAMEDYQLDLIIGEGPAARSVKIELPKFTLVGATTRAGLLTTPLRDRFGIPIRLEFYEIDELELIVRRGARVLGLGMSEEGANEIAKRARGTPRIAGRLLRRVRDFAIVEEAQTVSRAIADRALQMLDVDPVGLDVMDRKYLTLIATSFGGGPVGIETIAAALSEPRDAIEDIIEPYLIQKGFVQRTPRGRVLTPHAFRHMGFAEPRRDPGTQFGLFSGSDDPDA
- a CDS encoding metallophosphoesterase, which codes for MTRYRLEPLGPWPAGLRLRIVAIADIHACEPWMSAARIEGIVAAANALQGDVIVLLGDYVAGMRAVTRYVDAAEWAPVLAKLAAPLGTYAILGNHDWWEDKSAQARGAGPTIAGEALRRSGIRVLENDALPLSVKGHAVWLAGLGDQLAFLPSRKRHGHPRTGADDLPGTLAKIPDGAPAILLAHEPDIFPQVPPRIALTLSGHTHGGQVRLFGRSPVVPSRYGNRFAYGHVREQADLIVSGGLGTSIAPVRLGVPPEIVVADLGDGNEAP